The genomic DNA AGAAGGTGTTCAAGGATGTAGAAGTCCAGACCTTCATAATCTCGGGCTGCGATAAATTCCTGTTCGACATCTTTGTCAAACGTTCGGACTTTCTCAAGTAGGTTAAGGAAGGTTCTGCGACTGCTCAATAAGTGTTTTGTTGAGATGTCGCGGGGTTGGGTTCGCATTACTTTCACATCTAATCCAATGAATTCACCGTTTCTACCGTATCCGTTCTCCTCCAGGACCCGTACCTGATTAAACGCACGTCGCAAATTAACGGAACCGAACGCCTTATCTTGATCGAATTTTAGCCCATTCTGATCGTTGAGATGGACACTCCAAAGTTTCTGATGACAGAGGGCGTATCCCATCTCATCGGAGGGTTCCAAACCTGCCAGAATGGCGTGCGCGCTTTCGATTAACCCGCCAACGCGCTCTGGTGCGTCGCTCGCGTATGCTAAACCAATAGCGTGTCCGATGGTTGGAATATAAGCGATGTCCATCGGTTCATTCGGTTTGGGTTCTATAAGGATTCGGATTTCTGGATCGTAGTCGAGTAGCGCGTTAATCGCTTCTAAAATTTGACCAACTGCGCCTGCTGCGTCTTTCGTTTCCCGGATGTAGGTGCCTTCTCGGGCAAGCCACAACACGAGATTCCTACACCCGATCTCGTTGGCAATATCCACACACCTTTTTGAACGTTCCAGGGCATAGTGTCTTTCTTTTTCGGAATTAGAGGTGTAAGCCCCATCAAGTGTCTGTGGAGATTCCCACAACCGCGGTGCCACCACCTCTGCCGTCAAACCATGGTCATCAATCTGTTTTTTTACGGCTTTTGTCCGTGCTATCAGTTGTGTATATGTTTTCTCGTCAATATCCGGTACAATATCATCATCGTGAAATTGAATTCCAACAAAACCGAGATCGCGATAAACTCCAACTTTTTCATCGAAACTGAACGGCTCCCGAACAGGGGGGCCAAAAGGGTCTGTTCCCTCATGTATATTCCAGGGTCCGAAAGAGAAACAATATTCTGTTGCTTCTTTAAGGGGTTCGCTCATCATCCTCTCCTATACGCAACGTTTTTTATTCCATTTCGTTACACATATTACCTTCGATCGCTTTGTTTTGGAAACGCTACGGTAGCGATAAAAGATACGAAAAAACTGCTTGACTTTACCAATAAGTATAATGTATTATTTAAAATGTGTCAAGCAATTCTGTAGTCGAGGTTTGCAAACCGATATTGCAAATCAGATATGCTGGATTAAGAAGGAACCTTCCCAGAATGTTACCCATATCTCGAGCGATTTTCTCTCACGCATATTTATTATATTTTTTGATGCTCACGCTGAACCTGTCTATCCAGCATATACATGCAGCGGATCATGAAGGCAAAGGGAGCACCTCCCTTCCATCTGTCAACAATTCGATCCGCGAAGTCCAGACATTGATATTAGGGACACCGTCAACAAAAACCTTCAGTTTTTTAGATGTTTACCACATAGCACTCAGTCTAAATATATCAGGTAATATTGAACTGATCGCTACAGAGGGGGATGTCATCACCGTTACGCTTGAGAAGCAGGCACGGAAAACCACAAATACAAAACAGGACGATCTGATTCGCGACTATCTTGATAGCATCACCTTTACAGGAACGCACAGCGGTGACACACTTCAGTTAAGGATACAACTATCCAACAATTCCTCTGAAACACAGCCGAACTCGCTTTCTAATGCGGAAGCGTTACAAGCCGCCCGCTATGATGGACTCCAACTGAAATGTAGAATTAAAACGCCAGCGGATGTCTCTGTTCAGCTCCACACCAAAACTGGGGACATCTCCCTTCAACGTATCCGTGGGAAAATAGAAACTTCGACAGAGACAGGGAACGTCCATTTAGATGAAACCGTAGGTAATTATAACGTCCGTGTGACCAAGGGCAACATTGACGGGAAGATCTTGCTGACCCATGGACAAAACAAATTAGAGACCCAAAACGGCTCAATTGGACTGGAGGTCCTTGACTCCGTTGCATCACCGATGGATATAACCGCCCAAGCGGGTAGCATCCGTTTACGACTTCCCGAAAATTATGCCGCGGATGTTGAACTTGAGAGTGAGAAACAGCAGATTGTTGTCAATTTGCCCGCACAATTTGACGAGGTGACGGGATTGACTATTATTAACGACGGTGGACCTTTGTTTCGCCTGAAAGCCACCACCTTGATTTCACTTCTACCGAGTGCATCAAGCAGCAATACATCCGCAGATACTGAAACGGATCTCACCATAGATTTCGCGCACCCCGTCCCGCAAGTAGCACAACCGCCCACTATTGATGGAAATTTATCTGAAATCGTGTGGCAAGCAGCGGCGCGACTCTCTCCGCTCCAAAACCCAGATGGCACGGAGGTGCCAAGCAACGCAACTGAAACTTTTTTAATGTGGGATGCCGAGAATTTCTATGTCGGGGTAAAGGCACATTTGTCTGACTCGCTCCTTCTGTATGTTTCACAGACCCAACACGATTCGCCAATTTGGGAAGACGAGTGTATTGAAATTCTGATTGACCCGAATCCGAAAACCGATGTCTATTATCACCTCGTTATTAATCCGATTGGCGCGTATTTTGATCAGCAGGTGAATACACCCGGAGAGCCGAGTTTCCAGTTCGCGCCTCATGATGTCCAACTCACTTTAAATCGGAAAACGCTGCAAACGGCATTCAAGGCAAATAGCGCGTGGAATTCAAATGCAAAAGTTGCGAGTCAAATTAACGCTGCTTTTTGGAGCCTTGAGGTCGCTTTTCCGCGTAAAATGTTGGAACCTGCTCCTAAGATGGATCCGCAGTCGACTTCGTCTTTTGAAAACAAGTGGCTTTTTAACATCCACCGTAAGATGCACAGCAGCAATATGAAGAGCCTCATTCCTGCTACGTCCAGAGAATATAGCTACTGGCTGCCGATTTACGATACCGAGCGTCCATGGTGGCCCCACACGCCACAGGAGTATACGGGTCCGCTTGCCGGACGCTATGGTCCAGCAATGGGAATTTTGGAATTCATTACGACACCACTCGCTTCCGAAGACTTCGCATCCAAAACCAAGGTCCGGGTCGCGACTATTGAGATCAAAGGCAACACTACTATTTCGACAGAGGCTGTTCAACAAGCCCTTCCGATTCAGGTTGAAGATGTTATCACAAGTTCACAACTTTCTTGGCTCATCGCAGAATTGCAGGAACAGGGTTGGTTCCAAGATGTGCGTTTGGAAACTCAGCAAGTCGATGTTGCCAATGCAGAATCCATCAGCAGTCAGCAAGCGACTGGGAGACAAGATTGGAAGGATGGAAGACTGGTAGATGGGGTAACATACCCAATCTTCCCTTCTTTCAACCCTCCAATCAATTTGCATATCCGAGTTACGGAAGCCCCCGTGCTTTTTGCGCAGCAAATTAAGATCGAAGGGAACAGGAGCTTTCCTTCACGATTCATAAAGGAGTGGTTTCAGTTAGAATCCGGCTATCTTGCCGTTGCGATTGTTAGACTGAAAGAACGATTAATTGCTGATTTTTACGCAAATCGCGGATATGAATTCGCCACTGTTACACATCGAATTGACAACGATGTCCTTGAATTTAGCATTGACGAGGGGACACTACACGAGATTCGTTTCACTGGGAACAGTCGAATCCCGCGGGCGGAACTGTTGTCGGCACTTAACCTCAGCACTGGAAATGGTGATGGAGAAGGAGGTTCACAAGCCTCGGATATTTACCATCACGCGCTGGGTCAATCGAAAATAAACGGTCTGCGCCAGGAACTCAGCAAAAACAGTGAACATTTCAAATCGGTTCGGAATTGGCAT from Candidatus Poribacteria bacterium includes the following:
- a CDS encoding TIM barrel protein, coding for MSEPLKEATEYCFSFGPWNIHEGTDPFGPPVREPFSFDEKVGVYRDLGFVGIQFHDDDIVPDIDEKTYTQLIARTKAVKKQIDDHGLTAEVVAPRLWESPQTLDGAYTSNSEKERHYALERSKRCVDIANEIGCRNLVLWLAREGTYIRETKDAAGAVGQILEAINALLDYDPEIRILIEPKPNEPMDIAYIPTIGHAIGLAYASDAPERVGGLIESAHAILAGLEPSDEMGYALCHQKLWSVHLNDQNGLKFDQDKAFGSVNLRRAFNQVRVLEENGYGRNGEFIGLDVKVMRTQPRDISTKHLLSSRRTFLNLLEKVRTFDKDVEQEFIAARDYEGLDFYILEHLLGAECV
- a CDS encoding BamA/TamA family outer membrane protein; this translates as MLPISRAIFSHAYLLYFLMLTLNLSIQHIHAADHEGKGSTSLPSVNNSIREVQTLILGTPSTKTFSFLDVYHIALSLNISGNIELIATEGDVITVTLEKQARKTTNTKQDDLIRDYLDSITFTGTHSGDTLQLRIQLSNNSSETQPNSLSNAEALQAARYDGLQLKCRIKTPADVSVQLHTKTGDISLQRIRGKIETSTETGNVHLDETVGNYNVRVTKGNIDGKILLTHGQNKLETQNGSIGLEVLDSVASPMDITAQAGSIRLRLPENYAADVELESEKQQIVVNLPAQFDEVTGLTIINDGGPLFRLKATTLISLLPSASSSNTSADTETDLTIDFAHPVPQVAQPPTIDGNLSEIVWQAAARLSPLQNPDGTEVPSNATETFLMWDAENFYVGVKAHLSDSLLLYVSQTQHDSPIWEDECIEILIDPNPKTDVYYHLVINPIGAYFDQQVNTPGEPSFQFAPHDVQLTLNRKTLQTAFKANSAWNSNAKVASQINAAFWSLEVAFPRKMLEPAPKMDPQSTSSFENKWLFNIHRKMHSSNMKSLIPATSREYSYWLPIYDTERPWWPHTPQEYTGPLAGRYGPAMGILEFITTPLASEDFASKTKVRVATIEIKGNTTISTEAVQQALPIQVEDVITSSQLSWLIAELQEQGWFQDVRLETQQVDVANAESISSQQATGRQDWKDGRLVDGVTYPIFPSFNPPINLHIRVTEAPVLFAQQIKIEGNRSFPSRFIKEWFQLESGYLAVAIVRLKERLIADFYANRGYEFATVTHRIDNDVLEFSIDEGTLHEIRFTGNSRIPRAELLSALNLSTGNGDGEGGSQASDIYHHALGQSKINGLRQELSKNSEHFKSVRNWHVQREGGKNVMIIDIEEQPFARPGGFPILQFNRVHGLMLGAGGTLSTQLTGKERVFGSISHGFSSKIWNYHAGIEKGFFKRQLLKFGGGFYKLTDVSSNLYLHQGEASLSASYYGSALQDYYQRQGAQGWITYALSEWSYLRLEFTGERHDNLSKSTDWSYLNRNLIKRGNSRINRGQLRSLSLVYAFDTRDHRSTITRHFHTLFSANERTRRGWRGQFAVEIAGNSFGGDHAFNFYRFELARYTPVSGAHHLNVRIAGDFSDAPLPRQRLLHLGGGNTLRGHDSNVFAGDNRFLINLEYRFIKETIPNEQDGVLGWTLSCFMDAGRVWWYDDAPFSDFEYFMTQLEASVGIGGSIFWDPFGNPEPWSVALEVAEPLNSSFSLRNPSIILRLGRMF